The genomic region CGGCGGCTCGCCGGCGCGCAGGCGCTTGACGAAGTGGTTGATGACCGACGTGTAGTAGGCGGTCGGCTTCTGGCCGGGGCCGTACACGTTGAAGAAGCGCAGCCCGATCCAGGTGTTGCCGGACCGCCGGGCGTAGTAGTCGAGCAGGTGCTCGCCGGCGAGCTTGGCGATGCAGTACGGCGTGAGCGGGCTGACCGGGCCGTCCTCCTTCATCGGGAGGGTCTCCGGGTCGCCGTACACCGACGCGCTGGAGGCGAAGACGACGCGCTTGATGCCGTGGTCGGCGGCGGCGGCGAACACGTTGTTCTCGCCGACGATGTTGATGTCGACGCTCTCGAACGGGTCGGCCTGGCTCTTGTTGATCGACACGGCGGCGAGGTGGATCACCGAGTCGCAGCCCTTCATGGCGGCGTGCACGGCCCCGCCGTAGCGGACGTCCTGGTCGATGAACGTGACCTTGCCGGTGGCGACCCACTCGGCGACCTTGTCGCGGTCGCCGCGGAACATGTTGTCGAACAGGACGACCTCATCGCCCCGCTCGAGCAGCATGGGGATGACGTGGGAGCCGATGAAGCCGGCCCCTCCGGTGATGAAGACCTTGGACATGGAACTACTCCCTGACGTGCGGTGGTGAGGTGGTCGGAGGGTCAGCGGGCCGCGGGGACGACCTCGCGCACGGCCGCGGCCACCCGCTCGATCTGCGCGTCCGTGAGGTTCGCGTGCATGGGGATGGCGAGGTGCCGGCGGAAGAGGTCCGCCGAGACGGGGCAGGGGTTCGTGGTGCCGTAGACCGGCTGCAGGTGCGAGGCGTAGGTGCCGAAGTTGCACTGCACGCCGCGGCCGCGCAGCTCCGAGGCGACGACGCCCCGGTCGACGCTCGGGTCGAGGGTGAGGGCGTAGCTCTGCCAGGAGTGCGTGCGGTCCTCGCCCGTGACGGGCAGGCTGACGAGGTCGAAGTCGCCCAGGAGGTGCTGGTAGGCCTCGGCGACGCCCTGGCGGGCCTTCACCAGGTCGGGCAGCCGCTGGAGCTGAGCCAGCATGATCGCCGCGGAGACGTCGGAGAGCTTGTAGTTGTAGCCGATCTCGTCGAACTCGGGGACGGGCAGACCCGCCGTCCCCGCCCGGGAGAGGGCGCTCTCGATGCCGAAGTTGTGCGTCTTGCGGGCCTTCGTCGCGATGTCCTCGCGGTCGGTGGTGAGGGCACCGCCCTCGCCGGCGGTGATCCCCTTGCGGCCGTGGAAGGAGAAGCAGGCCGCGTCACCGAAGCTGCCGGCCGGGCGCCCCTTGTAGGTCGCGCCGGAGGAGCAGGCGGCGTCCTCCACCAGCCACAGGCCACGCTTGGCGGCGATGGCCTCGAGCTCCGCGTAGTCGGCCAGCTGACCGAGGGTGTCGACGGCCATGATGCCGACCGTCCGCTCGGTGACGGCGGCCTCCACGGCCTGCGGGTCGACCGTCCACGTGTCCGGCCGGACGTCGACGAAGACCGGCTTCCCGCCGCCGTACACGACCGAGTGCCCGGTGGCCGGGAAGGTGTAGTCGGCGACGATCACCTCGTCGCCCGGCTGCAGGCCCAGTGCCGAGGTGGCCAGGTGCAGGGCCGCGGTGCAGTTGTTGACCGGCAGCGCGAAGGCGGTGCCGGCGCTCTTCGCGAAGGCCTCCTCGAACCGCTTTCCCGTGGGCCCCTGGCCGGCGACCCATCCCGAGCGGAACACCTCCTCGACGGCGCGGAGTTCGGGCTCACCGAAGGTCGGCTGCCCCAGGGCGATGACATCGGTGGACGGTGGGGTCGACATGGGGCTCCTGACGCGCGGGATTGTGCCGGTCGAGGTCACGGCTCGATCACGAGACTACGTGGTCTGGGGCCGCGCTTCAGTCGAGGACGGGAAGGGCGCGCCTGCTGTGACGGAAGGGTCACCCGCGTCGGAAGAAATCGGTCGCCGCGGGAAGACCCAGACCCGGTAGGCCAGGAACCGCAGCACCGTCCCGAGCCCGATCGACGCGACGTTGGCGGCCTGCAGGACGGCCACGCTCTCCTGCCCCAGCGGGTAGCGGACGACGGCCACGACCGTCAGGCCCAGGCCGAGCGTGAGGACGTTCACCGCGGCGAAGCGCAGCGACTCCCGACGCACCCCCGTGCGCGCCCGGTGGGCGAACGACCAGTAGCGGTGGCCCACGAAGGCCGCCGCCATCGAGGTCAGTGTCGCGACCAGTTTGGCGGTCACGGCGCCGACGCCGAACTGGACGTAGAGCAGCTGGAACAGCGCGACGTCGAGCGCGAAGCAGGTGGCGCCGACGACGCCGAAGGCGCTCAGCTCCCGGACGAGCACCCGGTAGGTGTGGGCGGGCCGGTCACGGACGGGCTCACGCACTCCTGGACTGTACCGACCGGGCGGTGCGGCCGGGCCGCTCCGGGCAGCGCCGGGCGGCGACCGTGGGCCCGCTAACCTCGGACCATCATGGCTTCCCCGCTGGATCCGCAGACCGGTCTCCCGGTCGTGGCGATGATCGGTGGTGGGCAGCTCTCCCGGATGACGCAGCAGGCGGCGATCGCCCTGGGGCAGTCCCTGCGCGTGCTCGCCGGCGACGCGACCGAGTCGGCGGCCCTGGTGGCGGCCGACGTCGTGCTCGGCGACCACCGCGAGCTCGCCGACCTGGTGCGGGCCGCCGACGGAGCCACGGTCGTCACGTTCGACCACGAGCACGTGCCGACCGAGCACCTGCGCGCGCTCCAGGACGCCGGTCACCGGATCGCCCCCGGCCCGGCCGCCCTCGTGCACGCGCAGGACAAGCTGGTCCTGCGCCGGGCGCTGCGCGAGGCGGGGGAGCCGCAGCCGGCCTGGACCCGGGCGGAGCGGCCCGACGACGTCGCCCGGTTCGCCGCGGATCATGGCTGGCCGGTCGTACTGAAGACCCCCCGGGGCGGCTACGACGGCAAGGGCGTGTTCGTGGTCGACGACATCGCGGAAGCCACCGGCCTGCTCGAGCGGCACGGAACGCTGCTGGTCGAGGAGCGGGTCGAGATGGTCCGCGAGCTGTCGGCCCAGGTCGCGCGGTCGCCCTTCGGGCAGGTCGCCGTCTGGCCGGTGGTCGAGACCGTGCAGCGCGACGGCGTCTGCGCCGAGGTGCTCGCGCCGGCACCGGACCTTCCGGAGGCGCTCGCGACGTCGGCACAGGAGCTGGCGGTCCGGATCGCCGATCGGCTCGGCGTCGTCGGCATGCTCGCGGTCGAGCTCTTCCAGACCGCCGGCGGCGTGCTGGTCAACGAGCTGGCGATGCGTCCGCACAACTCCGGTCACTGGACGATCGAGGGCGCGCGCACCAGTCAGTTCGAGCAGCACCTGCGTGCCGTCCTGGACTACCCGCTGGGATCGACCGCGATGACCGCGCCCGTCGTCGTCATGGCCAACGTCCTGGGCGGTGCGGCCACCGGCGAGGACTGGTCCGGCGCGCCGCTCGACGAGCGCATCCACCACTTCATGGCGCACTGGCCCGACGTGAAGCTGCACTGGTACGGCAAGGGGCTGCGCCCGGGCCGCAAGCTCGGCCACGTGACGGCCCTCGGGGACGACCTGGCCGAGGTCCGTGCACGGGCGGTCGCCGCCGCGCGCTACCTGGCAGACGGTGTGGTCGACGACGCCTTCGCCTTCGAGACGGAGCACCGAGGAGCATGAGCATGCGTGACCCGATCGTCGGCATCGTCATGGGCAGCGACTCCGACTGGCCGATGATGGAGCCCGCCGCGCTCGCCCTCGATGAGTTCGGCGTCGGCTACGAGGCGCACGTCGTCTCCGCCCACCGCACGCCGCGCCGGATGCTCGACTACGCCGAGTCCGCCGCCGGCCGCGGACTCCGCGTGATCATCGCCGGCGCCGGGGGAGCGGCCCACCTCCCCGGCATGGTCGCGGCCGCGACGCCGTTGCCGGTCATCGGCGTCCCCAGGCCGCTGGACCGGCTGGACGGCCTGGACAGCCTGCTCTCGATCGTCCAGATGCCGGCGGGCGTCCCGGTCGCGACCGTGGGCATCGGCGGGGGGCGCAACGCGGGGTTGCTCGCCGTGCGGATCCTGGCCGTGTGCGACGACTCGCTACGGGACGCGGTCGTGCGGTTCCAGGCCGATCTCGCCGAGCAGGTGGCGGTACGTGACCTCACCCTCCAGGAGCGTCTTGCCTCGGCCGACTGAGCCGGCGGGCTTACGATCTACCCGTGGGTAACAACACCGGGCTCTACGCCCTCACCGAGGAGCACGAGGCGATCCGGGCGGCCGTCCGCGAGATCGCCGAGCGGGAGATCGCGCCGTACGCCGCCGAGGTGGACGCCGAGTCCCGGTATCCCATCGAGGCGCAGAAGGCGCTGACCACGGCCGGCTTCCACGCCACCCACATCCCCGAGGAGTACGGCGGCGAGGGTGCGGACGCCATCGCCACCTGCATCGTGATCGAGGAGGTCGCACGGGTCGACATGAGCGCCTCGCTCATCCCGGCGGTCAACAAGCTCGGCTCGATGCCGATCATCCTGTCCGCGTCCGAGGACGTGAAGCGGATGGTGCTCCCCTCCATCGCCGCCGGCGACGCGATGATCAGCTACGGGCTGTCCGAGCGGGAGGCCGGCTCGGATGCCGCCGCCATGAAGACCCGCGCCCGTCTCGACGGCGACACCTGGGTGCTGGGCGGCACGAAGGCCTGGATCACCAACTCGGGCATCTCCGAGTGGTACACGGTCATGGCCGTCACCGACCCGGAGAAGGGCGCCAACGGCATCTCCGCGTTCGCCGTGCACCGCGACGACCCCGGCTTCGCGGTCGGGCCCAAGGAACGCAAGATGGGCATCAAGGGCTCGCCCACCTGCGAGCTGTACTTCACCGACTGCACCATCCCGGCCGACCGGATCATCGGCGCGCCCGGCACCGGCTTCAAGACCGCGCTGCGGACTCTCGACTTCACCCGGCCGACGATCGGCGCGCAGGCCGTCGGCGTCGCGCAGGGCGCCCTGGACGCGACGGTCGACTACGTCAAGGAGCGCAAGCAGTTCGGAACATCGGTCGGCTCGTTCCAGGGCGTGCAGTTCATGCTCGCCGACATGGAGATGAGGATCCAGGCCGCGCGGCACCTGGTGTACGTGGCGGCCGCGGCCGGCGAGCAGGGGCGCCCCGACGTCACCCGGGTGTCCGCGTCGGCGAAGGCGTTCGCCTCCGACGTCGCCATGCAGGTGACCACCGACGCCGTCCAGCTGTTCGGCGGCGCGGGCTACACCCAGGACTTCCCGGTGGAGCGGATGATGCGCGACGCCAAGATCACCCAGATCTACGAGGGCACCAACCAGGTGCAGCGCATGGTGATCGCCCGCTCCCTCCTGCGCTGACCAGCCGTCCGAGCCGCCGTCGGCGGGGACTCGTGCGCTGTTAGCCTGGCCGGGCCGGACACCGGCTCACGCACGGGGAGGTCGAGGCCAGTCGTGGCGCATCCGGAGCCGTCAGCGCTCGTACCCGACGGCACCGGCGGGATCCGCCAGGTGTGGGCCACGGAGCAGGGGCTGGTCTTCGAGGTGTCGGCGCCCGGGGAACGCAGCATCGACGTCCGGGTCGACGGCCGTCGCGTCTGGTCGTTCCAGGAATCGGCGACCGAGGTCCCGCCCGGCCTGCGGCCTCCGGCGGCGCGGAACGGGCAGCTGCGCTTCGAACCCTGGCCCGTCGTCCTCCGGAGCCGACTCGTGGGCACCTTCCACGTCGAACTCTGTCCCGTCGACGGTGGTGCGGGCGCCTCCGTCGTCGCCGTGCTCGGCGACCCGGCCGCCCGCCCGGTGCTCGCCGACGTGCACGGTCGCCCCCTGGTGGTGAACAAGTGGGGCCGCCTGGGTCACACGATCGCCGACGCCGACCCCGACATGGTCGGTCGGCTGCTCGGGCACATGGACGAGATCCGGGATCTGTTGCGGGCCCACCTCGGAGACCGGGTGTTCGTCACCGGAGGCACGCTGCTGGGACCCGCGCGGGCCGACGGCCGGCTCATCCCGTACGACGACGACGCCGACCTGGCCTACCTCAGCTCGTGGCAGCACCCCGCCGACGTCGCGCGGGAGAACTTCGAGATCGGCCGGCTGCTGCGCGAACGGGGGTACGACGTCATCCGGCTCTCCGCTGCCCACGTGCAGATGCACTTCGACCACGGTGGGGTGCCCGACCACTACGTCGACGTCTTCGCCGGCTTCCTGCTGGACGGCATCTGGTACCAGTACTTCGCCATCGGCGCCGAGGCCGGTCCCGAGCGGCTCCTCCCTCCCGGCACCGTCCACGTCGAGGGCCGGCCCGAACCGACGCCACAGGACCCCGGGTTCATGCTGACGCAGCTGTTCGGACCCGGCTGGCGGGTGCCTGACCCGGCCTTCGGGTTCGACCTCCCGCCGGCGCTCACCGATCGGTTCTTCGGCTGGTTCGGTGACGACCACGCCGACCGCGAGGACTGGGACGACGTCGTCCTCCTGTCCGCCCCCGGCACCGCACCGGCCGACGACGTGCCGAGCGCCTTCGCCGACTGGGTGGACCGGCGGACGCCGGAGGACCACGCCATCCTGGAGCTCGGCAGCGGACTGGGTGCCGACGCGCGCGCTCTGGGCGCCCGGGGGCGCACCGTCCGGGGGGTGGACTTCTCCCGCATGTGCGTCCGTGCCTCGCGAGCGCGCCTGTCCGGACCGGGAACCCGGGTCACCTTCGACACGGTGAACCTGCTGGACGTGCGCGCCGTGCTCCGGCTGGGTGCCGAGTGCGCGGCGACGGGCACGCCGTGGACGGTCGTCGGCCGCCGGGTCCTCAATGCGCTCGACGGCCGGGGCCGGGACAACGTCTTCCGGCTGTGCGGCATGCTCCTGCGGCGTGGGGGAGCGGCCCGCTTCGACGTGCTCACCGATGCCGCCTATCCCCACGTGCCGGCGCACCAGAGACCCGATCTCGACCAGTTGTGGCGGGAGTGCGGGGTGCACGGCCTGGTCCTCGAGGAGGCCGAGCGCCGGCTCGAGCCGATGACCTGGCCGCGTGCCCCCGAGGAACAGGTGGTGGAGATGACCCGCGTGACCCTGCGACGGAGGCCCCGATGACCGACCCACGAGTTCCCGACGGCGGCCGGCCACTGGTCGCCCGGCTGGCGTATCCGGTACGGCGGGCGCTCGCACCGGCAGCGCTCGAGCTGGCCGAGCAGGTGCACCGGTTGAACGACGAGGTCGGCCGGCTGCGGGACGATGCCGAGCGGCTACGGGCGCGCGCGGAGGACGCCGAACGGCGTCTGGCGGAGCAGGAGGAGCGCGCCGCCGAACTCCGGAACGGACTCTTCGAGTCCCGGCGGCTCAGCCTGCGGATCGCCGAGCTCGCCGACGTGGTCACCGAACTGGTGCTCCCGCTGCACGACCGGGAGATCGACCCCGCGGCGCTGCGGAGGCTGCGTCCCGACACGGTCTGAGACGCTCCGGCAGGCTCAGTCCGGACGGCCCAGTTCGCGGACGCCCTCGATCCGCAGACCCAGGGTGGCGCTGACGCGTTCGTCCGCCGCCCGGCGCGGCAGGGCCTCGGCGACGGGATGCCGGCACAGCACCAGCGAGGCGCCGGCTGCCAGCGGGGCGAGCAACCAGACGACCGGGCCGGCCTCGAGACCGGTCTGCTCGTCCACCATCAGCCGGTCGCCGGCGCGCAGGCCGAGCCGGTCGGCCAGTTCCCGGGCAGCCGTGACCAGCCCCTCCAGGCTCAGCGACAGACCACCGACGACCAGGCCCCGGGCGCCGGGCTCCGGGGCCGCGTAGGGCACGAACACGTCGCCCTGCGCCCGGACCTCGACAGCGAAGTCCCGGGCAGACCCCGCGTAGCCGGCCATGCCCATCCCCAGGGGATGCAACGAGAGGCCGAGGAGCTCGGGGAGGTCCTGGTCGTCCAGCGCCGCCAGCCGGTCCTGGGCGGCGAGGACGACGTCGGCCTCGCCGAGCCGGCCCTCGTCCTCGGCCGCGGTGTCCAGCACGGTGGCGCCGCAGCTCCACACCGCCAGCAGGACGGCGGCGGTCTGCCAGTGCACGGGCAGTGCGACGGCGACCGTGCTGCCGGGGCCGACGTCGAACTCGTCCTGCAGCAGGTTCGCCGTCTTGGCGACCCAGTTGGCCAGGGTCGTGGCGGACAGCTCGACGCGTTCGCCCGTGGCGTCGTCGTAGTGGGTGATCAAAGGCGCGGCCGCCTCCCGGCGCACCGTCGCCGCGAGAAGACCGGACGGGAGATCGGCCGACGATCCCGGCATCAGTTGATGCAGGTCGTGTCGGCGGCGGTCCGGGCGTCCTCGCCCTCGACGGGAACCGCCGGCGCGGCCGGGTCCACCGCCTGGCCGATGCCGTTGAAGTCCCCGCCGACGACCAGGTGCACGGTGCCGGCAGCGGCGTCGTCGCTCACCACCGTCACGGCTCCCGGGACGGCGGCCGCCAGCGTGGCGGCGAGCGCCTCGTCCCCGGCCGCGTGACGGATCTCGGTGACCTCGTAGTCCATCGAGTCGGCGTTCGCGGTAGTGCCCACCTGGAAGCCGGCCGTCTCGAGGGCTTCCGCCGCGCTCCCGGCGAGTCCGGACGTGCCCGAGCCGTTGTAGACGTCCACGGTGACCTGTTCCGGAGTCACCGTCTGCGGCGCCTCGGCGGTGGGTGCCGCCTCCTCCGCAGGGTCCGCCGAGAGGTCCGCGAAGAAGTCGTGGAGCGTGTCGGTGTCCTCGAGCCGGAGGATGTAGCGGCCCGCGTCGTCGGTGTCGTCGCCGACGTAGGGCACCGTCTGGAACTGGATGTCGCCGGCGGTGACCGACTGCATCTGGCTGGCCAGCTGGAACAGGTCGAGGGACCGGTCGACGGTGAGCGACTCCGACGCCGCCTCCACCAGTTCCCGCTGCTTGCCGAGGTCGAGGAGGACGTCGTCGGACAGCATCTTCCGGAGGACGCCGGCGATGAAGATCTGCTGACGGACGATGCGGTCGAAGTCCCCGCGCGGCAGGCCGTGGCGCTGACGCACGAACTTGAGGGCGTCGGCACCGCTGATCGTCTGCGGTCCGGCGGAGAAGACGGCGCCGGACCAGCGGCGGTCGTCGACGGCCTCGCAGAGGTTGACCTCCACACCGCCGACCACCGAGCTCAGGTTGAAGAAGCCCAGCAGGTCCACCTCGGCGTAGTGGTCGATCTGCAGACCGGTCAGGGAGCTGATCGTCTGCACCAGGAGCTGGGCGCCCCCTGCCTGGCGCTCGGTCTCCGGTGCATCGGCGGGGGTGTCCGCGTAGCCGTAGGCGTACGCGGCGTTCAGCTTGTCCCGTCCGTAGCCGGGGATCTCCACGTAGGAGTCCCGGGGGAAGGAGACGAAGGACGCCTTCGACCCGTCGGCGGGGATGTGCACCAGGATCATCGTGTCGGTGTTGGCGCCCGAGTCCGAGCCGGCGTTCAGCTCCGCGAGCTGCGCCTCCGTCAGATCCGCGCGGCTGTCGTTGCCGACCAGCAGGAGATTCATCGCCTCGCCGGAGCGGTTGGTCCCGTCGTTGCCGGAGGTGGGGATGGCGTCGGTGCGGTTGACGCTCGCCTCGGCGACCTGGAACAGGTACCACCCGCGCCCGCTGGTGGCGAGGACGGCGACGGCGAGAACCGCGGCCAGGACACGGGCGGCGACGACGATCCGGCGGGTCCTGGTCCGCACCGGGCGGGCAGCTCGCGGGCCTGCGACGTCGGTGCCGGAGCGCCTCGGGGGCCGACCCGCCCGCGGGTCGAGCCGCGGGGGGAGCGGGCGCCCGTCGCGGTCGCCCGGCTCGGTGCGGTCTCGGCCCACGGGATCCTCACTACGCGTCGGGGAGTGGCCGGTTTTCCCAACCGGCCCGGGCTGCTGTCAGCGGCGGGCCGGACGCCCGGCGGGCAGTCGTCGGCTGCCGGCCATGGTAGCCGCGGACGGCCGGACGCCGGGGCTCCCGACACGGTCGAGCGCTCCCCGGGCTGCCTCGTCGTCCACCGTGCACCGCCAGTTCCCAACCGCCGCAGGCGTCCCGACCCCGACCGGACCTCCCGCGCGCGGTCAGAGGGCGTCGGGTGCGAGGGCGTCGAGCTTCGACCGATCGATGTCGCGGTTGTGGAGCGGAAGGACCAGCTCGGACACGACGTCGGTGAGCTCGGCCAGGCGCAGGTTCAGCCGGCGGGACTCGTGCAGCTCCTCGTCGAGCCGGGCCACACGCGTCTCCAGCGCCTGGACGCGGTCCTGCAACTGGCGGTTCTCCGACTGCAACCGGCGGTTCTCCGTCTGCAGACCGGAGATCCCCTCACGAGCCGTGGTCGCATCGGCCAGCAGGTCCTCGTATTCCGGCACCAGCGACCGCCGGAACCGCTTGGCCGGCGCACGCAGTACCTGCTTCAGCGCGTGCTGGGCTGCCATGACACCACCATCCTCGTGGTCGGGAGGGAGACGCTGTCCGCGCTCCAGGGCATGTGCTCGACGACGTCGTCGGCCTCGTCCACGTCCTCGACGACCAGGCCGTAGGGCGCCATCTCGGCGGCGAGCAGGTCGGGGGTCACCGCGCGGTGCAGCGGAACCCCGGTGCCGGGGTCGGGGATCAGGCTCGTCCGCGGGACGTCCAGGTGGGCCCGCCCGCCGCTCCTGAGCACCATCGACAGCAACCGGAGCAACTGCGGGCGGCCGATGTCCCACATGGTGCCGAGCAGGCCACGTCCGTAGACGACGACGGGCTCCTCGCGGGCGGCGATCTCCGCACCGAGCGCCAGCACGCGGCGCAGGTCGTACAGGTTGAGGGTCCGGAAGGTCGCCGGGAGCCCCTCGTCGGCGGCGATCGCGGCGGCCCGCTTCGTCGGCCACCGGACGTAGTCGACGGCGAGGACGCGATGTCC from Blastococcus colisei harbors:
- a CDS encoding NAD-dependent epimerase/dehydratase family protein, whose protein sequence is MSKVFITGGAGFIGSHVIPMLLERGDEVVLFDNMFRGDRDKVAEWVATGKVTFIDQDVRYGGAVHAAMKGCDSVIHLAAVSINKSQADPFESVDINIVGENNVFAAAADHGIKRVVFASSASVYGDPETLPMKEDGPVSPLTPYCIAKLAGEHLLDYYARRSGNTWIGLRFFNVYGPGQKPTAYYTSVINHFVKRLRAGEPPVIDGSGEQSMDFVHVHDIARSVVMSLDADPAKANVAINIGTGIDTTVAELARTLIAAVGVNVEPQFNPREVLVSRRAADITRAREVLGWEPTIDVQTGMKELVHTEIV
- a CDS encoding DegT/DnrJ/EryC1/StrS family aminotransferase; translation: MSTPPSTDVIALGQPTFGEPELRAVEEVFRSGWVAGQGPTGKRFEEAFAKSAGTAFALPVNNCTAALHLATSALGLQPGDEVIVADYTFPATGHSVVYGGGKPVFVDVRPDTWTVDPQAVEAAVTERTVGIMAVDTLGQLADYAELEAIAAKRGLWLVEDAACSSGATYKGRPAGSFGDAACFSFHGRKGITAGEGGALTTDREDIATKARKTHNFGIESALSRAGTAGLPVPEFDEIGYNYKLSDVSAAIMLAQLQRLPDLVKARQGVAEAYQHLLGDFDLVSLPVTGEDRTHSWQSYALTLDPSVDRGVVASELRGRGVQCNFGTYASHLQPVYGTTNPCPVSADLFRRHLAIPMHANLTDAQIERVAAAVREVVPAAR
- a CDS encoding GtrA family protein, translating into MREPVRDRPAHTYRVLVRELSAFGVVGATCFALDVALFQLLYVQFGVGAVTAKLVATLTSMAAAFVGHRYWSFAHRARTGVRRESLRFAAVNVLTLGLGLTVVAVVRYPLGQESVAVLQAANVASIGLGTVLRFLAYRVWVFPRRPISSDAGDPSVTAGAPFPSSTEARPQTT
- a CDS encoding 5-(carboxyamino)imidazole ribonucleotide synthase, giving the protein MASPLDPQTGLPVVAMIGGGQLSRMTQQAAIALGQSLRVLAGDATESAALVAADVVLGDHRELADLVRAADGATVVTFDHEHVPTEHLRALQDAGHRIAPGPAALVHAQDKLVLRRALREAGEPQPAWTRAERPDDVARFAADHGWPVVLKTPRGGYDGKGVFVVDDIAEATGLLERHGTLLVEERVEMVRELSAQVARSPFGQVAVWPVVETVQRDGVCAEVLAPAPDLPEALATSAQELAVRIADRLGVVGMLAVELFQTAGGVLVNELAMRPHNSGHWTIEGARTSQFEQHLRAVLDYPLGSTAMTAPVVVMANVLGGAATGEDWSGAPLDERIHHFMAHWPDVKLHWYGKGLRPGRKLGHVTALGDDLAEVRARAVAAARYLADGVVDDAFAFETEHRGA
- the purE gene encoding 5-(carboxyamino)imidazole ribonucleotide mutase, coding for MRDPIVGIVMGSDSDWPMMEPAALALDEFGVGYEAHVVSAHRTPRRMLDYAESAAGRGLRVIIAGAGGAAHLPGMVAAATPLPVIGVPRPLDRLDGLDSLLSIVQMPAGVPVATVGIGGGRNAGLLAVRILAVCDDSLRDAVVRFQADLAEQVAVRDLTLQERLASAD
- a CDS encoding acyl-CoA dehydrogenase family protein yields the protein MGNNTGLYALTEEHEAIRAAVREIAEREIAPYAAEVDAESRYPIEAQKALTTAGFHATHIPEEYGGEGADAIATCIVIEEVARVDMSASLIPAVNKLGSMPIILSASEDVKRMVLPSIAAGDAMISYGLSEREAGSDAAAMKTRARLDGDTWVLGGTKAWITNSGISEWYTVMAVTDPEKGANGISAFAVHRDDPGFAVGPKERKMGIKGSPTCELYFTDCTIPADRIIGAPGTGFKTALRTLDFTRPTIGAQAVGVAQGALDATVDYVKERKQFGTSVGSFQGVQFMLADMEMRIQAARHLVYVAAAAGEQGRPDVTRVSASAKAFASDVAMQVTTDAVQLFGGAGYTQDFPVERMMRDAKITQIYEGTNQVQRMVIARSLLR
- a CDS encoding class I SAM-dependent methyltransferase, which produces MAHPEPSALVPDGTGGIRQVWATEQGLVFEVSAPGERSIDVRVDGRRVWSFQESATEVPPGLRPPAARNGQLRFEPWPVVLRSRLVGTFHVELCPVDGGAGASVVAVLGDPAARPVLADVHGRPLVVNKWGRLGHTIADADPDMVGRLLGHMDEIRDLLRAHLGDRVFVTGGTLLGPARADGRLIPYDDDADLAYLSSWQHPADVARENFEIGRLLRERGYDVIRLSAAHVQMHFDHGGVPDHYVDVFAGFLLDGIWYQYFAIGAEAGPERLLPPGTVHVEGRPEPTPQDPGFMLTQLFGPGWRVPDPAFGFDLPPALTDRFFGWFGDDHADREDWDDVVLLSAPGTAPADDVPSAFADWVDRRTPEDHAILELGSGLGADARALGARGRTVRGVDFSRMCVRASRARLSGPGTRVTFDTVNLLDVRAVLRLGAECAATGTPWTVVGRRVLNALDGRGRDNVFRLCGMLLRRGGAARFDVLTDAAYPHVPAHQRPDLDQLWRECGVHGLVLEEAERRLEPMTWPRAPEEQVVEMTRVTLRRRPR
- a CDS encoding DUF6752 domain-containing protein yields the protein MTDPRVPDGGRPLVARLAYPVRRALAPAALELAEQVHRLNDEVGRLRDDAERLRARAEDAERRLAEQEERAAELRNGLFESRRLSLRIAELADVVTELVLPLHDREIDPAALRRLRPDTV
- a CDS encoding TIGR03089 family protein gives rise to the protein MPGSSADLPSGLLAATVRREAAAPLITHYDDATGERVELSATTLANWVAKTANLLQDEFDVGPGSTVAVALPVHWQTAAVLLAVWSCGATVLDTAAEDEGRLGEADVVLAAQDRLAALDDQDLPELLGLSLHPLGMGMAGYAGSARDFAVEVRAQGDVFVPYAAPEPGARGLVVGGLSLSLEGLVTAARELADRLGLRAGDRLMVDEQTGLEAGPVVWLLAPLAAGASLVLCRHPVAEALPRRAADERVSATLGLRIEGVRELGRPD
- a CDS encoding LCP family protein — translated: MRTRTRRIVVAARVLAAVLAVAVLATSGRGWYLFQVAEASVNRTDAIPTSGNDGTNRSGEAMNLLLVGNDSRADLTEAQLAELNAGSDSGANTDTMILVHIPADGSKASFVSFPRDSYVEIPGYGRDKLNAAYAYGYADTPADAPETERQAGGAQLLVQTISSLTGLQIDHYAEVDLLGFFNLSSVVGGVEVNLCEAVDDRRWSGAVFSAGPQTISGADALKFVRQRHGLPRGDFDRIVRQQIFIAGVLRKMLSDDVLLDLGKQRELVEAASESLTVDRSLDLFQLASQMQSVTAGDIQFQTVPYVGDDTDDAGRYILRLEDTDTLHDFFADLSADPAEEAAPTAEAPQTVTPEQVTVDVYNGSGTSGLAGSAAEALETAGFQVGTTANADSMDYEVTEIRHAAGDEALAATLAAAVPGAVTVVSDDAAAGTVHLVVGGDFNGIGQAVDPAAPAVPVEGEDARTAADTTCIN
- a CDS encoding DUF6752 domain-containing protein codes for the protein MAAQHALKQVLRAPAKRFRRSLVPEYEDLLADATTAREGISGLQTENRRLQSENRQLQDRVQALETRVARLDEELHESRRLNLRLAELTDVVSELVLPLHNRDIDRSKLDALAPDAL